In the Leptospira fletcheri genome, GGATCACGGAGAGACCCACCATCTCAATCCGGAACCCTTCAACGGAAGTCTACTGAGGGAAACATACGAAGCGGTCCGAAAGGCGGCCACGGAATTCGGCAAAAAGGTTCCGGTCTACCTAGCGGGATTCTCCTTAGGGGGAAATTTTACCCTTCGGATCGCGAGAGAACATTCCAAAGGAAAAGCCAAAATCCCGAATCTCAAACATTGCGTCGCCGTTAGCCCCGCCATGCATCCCCAAAGCGCCACGGAGATGATGGATTCCAAGTGGATCATCGGAAAATATTTCCGGGAAAAGTGGAGGGAATCCTTACATAAAAAAAACGTGCATTATCCGGAGCTCCATCCTTATCCGGAGATCATCAAAGGTAAATCCGTGATGGAAATGACGGACAGAATCGTCGCGAGCACGAGCCAATTCAAAGACTCAAAGGAATATTTCCTTTCCTATACTTTAGGATCCAAAGATTTTAAAGGACTGAAGGTGCAGGTTTCCATCGTGACCTCGGAAGACGATCCCATCATCCGACCGGACGAATTCAAAGGAATTCCTCCGCATTCGAAATTGAACATTCTCATCCAAAAATACGGCGGACACAACGGGTTTTACGAAAACCTGAAAGGGGATTGTTGGTACTTCAAAGTATTGGAAACGGCGATCGGGGTCTGAATCCGAATCGGCGGCAACAAATCACTTGGAAAGAATTCTCCCAAAAGAACTTGCTTTTCCCTCCTTCGTCGTAAATTGGAACCAGAATGCTTCTCGTTCTTGAACGATAGTTCAAAATAAGACGAACGCCTTTCGTTATAGGAGATACTTCCATGCCAAACGCATATGTCATCGATGCCGTGCGCACCCCTCGCGGAAAAGGAAAGAAAAGAGGGAGCCTGGCTTCCGTCCACCCGCAGGAATTATCCGCTTCCACTTTGAAAGCGATCCAGGAAAGAAACGGCTTAAAGCCGGAAATCGTAGAGGAAGTCGTACTAGGTTGCGTTTCCCAAGTGGAAGACCAAGCTGCGTGCATCGCACGTTATGCAGTCATGGCTGCAGAATGGCCGAATTCCGTTCCGGGATATACCGTGAACCGTTTTTGCGGCTCCGGTCTGCAAGCGGTTAATAACGTCGCCAACCACGTTCAAGCGGGCAGCATGGATGTGGCCTTGGGCGGTGGAATCGAATCCATGAGCCGGGTCAAAATGGGCGCGGATATGGGCGACCGGGATTTCAACGTGGGAAATCCGAATATAGCGAAACATTATAATCTAGTTCCGCAAGGAATCTCGGCCGATTTAATCGCGACGAAATTCAATATTTCTCGGGAAGATGCGGATCGTTTTGCGGAGTCTTCTCAAATCAAAGCGGACAAAGCCGTCAAGGACGGAGTCTTCAAAAAATCCATCGTGCCGGTGAAATTGGAGGACGGAACGATCGTAGATACGGACGAAAACCCTCGCATCGAATCCGACTACGCTTTCCTTTCCGGATTGGGCGCCGTTTTTAAAACCATCGGAGAAAAGGAGCTGGACGCAATCGCTTTGCGCTCTTATCCGGAAATCCAAAAAATCAATCATATCCACACCTTGGGAAATTCCTCCGGAATCGTAGACGGTGCCGCTTCCGTACTGATCGCAAACGACGACGGGATCAAGAAATTCGGACTGAA is a window encoding:
- a CDS encoding acetyl-CoA C-acetyltransferase, with protein sequence MPNAYVIDAVRTPRGKGKKRGSLASVHPQELSASTLKAIQERNGLKPEIVEEVVLGCVSQVEDQAACIARYAVMAAEWPNSVPGYTVNRFCGSGLQAVNNVANHVQAGSMDVALGGGIESMSRVKMGADMGDRDFNVGNPNIAKHYNLVPQGISADLIATKFNISREDADRFAESSQIKADKAVKDGVFKKSIVPVKLEDGTIVDTDENPRIESDYAFLSGLGAVFKTIGEKELDAIALRSYPEIQKINHIHTLGNSSGIVDGAASVLIANDDGIKKFGLKPRAKILAMASTGEDPTIMLTGPVSASRKALQLAGLKVEDIDLWEINEAFASVVLYTQRTLGIPLEKINVNGGSISLGHPLGATGAILLGTALDELERRQQRYALITLCIGGGMGIATVIERI
- a CDS encoding YheT family hydrolase encodes the protein MEKITSFKPPIHLRHPFVQTILASLLRQNRPDHPMDMNSKPAVLNAGKGVKLVGHYSRSPENKALLILIHGWEGSINSNYIQRTGRRFFEKGVSIFRLNLRDHGETHHLNPEPFNGSLLRETYEAVRKAATEFGKKVPVYLAGFSLGGNFTLRIAREHSKGKAKIPNLKHCVAVSPAMHPQSATEMMDSKWIIGKYFREKWRESLHKKNVHYPELHPYPEIIKGKSVMEMTDRIVASTSQFKDSKEYFLSYTLGSKDFKGLKVQVSIVTSEDDPIIRPDEFKGIPPHSKLNILIQKYGGHNGFYENLKGDCWYFKVLETAIGV